Proteins co-encoded in one Arachis hypogaea cultivar Tifrunner chromosome 13, arahy.Tifrunner.gnm2.J5K5, whole genome shotgun sequence genomic window:
- the LOC112792307 gene encoding pentatricopeptide repeat-containing protein At1g62260, mitochondrial-like, producing MAPLYGALRKLRSRNILQFPCISCCRTLASLTKSHKTPPLLYHANKKISHLIRIGRLSEARALFDSMNQRNTVTWNSMMSGYVHRREIAKARQLFDEMPQRDIVSWNLIISGYFSCRGSRYIEEGRKLFDEMQERDCVSWNTVISGYAKNGRMKEALKLFDAMPEPNVVSSNALITGFLLNGDVDSAVESFRRIPVRDSASFNALISGLVRNGELNVAAKILHECGEGDNGKDDLVAAYNTLIAGYGQKGMVEEARCLFDEIPDYQGEDGNKSERRFRRNVVSWNSMMMCYVKTGDIVSARELFDRMTERDTCTWNTMISGYVQVSDMEEASKLFLEMPSPDALSWNSIITGYSQNGDLGLAKDFFLRMPNKNLISWNSVIAGYEKNEDYNGAIELFSQMQLEGERPDRHTLSSVLSVCAGLVDLYLGKQIHQFITKIVLPDMPINNSLITMYSRCGAIADACIVFNEMKLYKDVITWNAMIGGYAFHGLGSEALELFKVMQRLKIHPTYITFISVLNACAHAGLVEEGRRQFSSMIKDYGIKPRIEHFASLVDILARQGQLQEALDVIKSMPFKPDKAVWGALLGGCRVHNKVEFAQVAAEALIRLEPESSAPYVLLYNMYANLGQWDDAERVRVLMEKNNVKKQTGYSWVDS from the coding sequence ATGGCGCCGTTGTACGGTGCTCTAAGGAAACTAAGAAGCAGAAACATACTCCAATTCCCTTGCATCTCATGCTGTCGCACCTTAGCTTCTCTCACCAAATCCCACAAAACGCCACCTTTGCTATACCACGCAAACAAGAAGATTTCACATTTGATTCGAATCGGTAGATTAAGCGAAGCGAGAGCACTCTTTGATTCCATGAACCAGCGAAACACCGTTACTTGGAACTCGATGATGAGTGGTTATGTGCATCGCAGAGAGATTGCCAAGGCACGGCAACTGTTCGATGAAATGCCCCAAAGGGATATCGTGTCTTGGAACCTCATCATTTCGGGTTACTTTTCATGCCGCGGAAGTAGGTACATTGAGGAGGGTAGGAAGCTGTTTGACGAAATGCAGGAACGTGATTGTGTTTCTTGGAACACAGTTATCAGTGGGTATGCCAAGAATGGGAGGATGAAGGAGGCTTTGAAGCTATTTGATGCCATGCCTGAGCCAAATGTGGTGTCCTCCAATGCTTTGATCACTGGGTTTTTGTTGAATGGCGATGTGGATTCAGCTGTTGAATCTTTTAGGAGGATTCCGGTGCGTGATTCAGCTTCTTTCAATGCACTTATATCAGGGCTTGTGAGAAATGGTGAGTTGAATGTTGCTGCTAAGATTTTGCATGAATGTGGGGAGGGAGATAATGGGAAGGATGATTTGGTTGCAGCTTACAACACCTTGATCGCAGGATATGGCCAAAAAGGTATGGTGGAAGAAGCTCGGTGCCTTTTTGATGAGATTCCAGATTATCAAGGTGAAGATGGAAATAAGAGTGAAAGGAGATTCAGGAGAAATGTGGTCTCATGGAATTCAATGATGATGTGCTATGTGAAAACAGGAGACATTGTTTCTGCTAGGGAGCTCTTTGACAGGATGACTGAACGAGATACTTGTACTTGGAACACCATGATCAGTGGCTATGTTCAGGTGTCAGATATGGAAGAAGCTTCAAAGCTTTTCCTTGAAATGCCAAGTCCTGATGCACTTTCATGGAATTCAATAATAACCGGGTATTCACAAAATGGTGATTTAGGACTTGCAAAAGATTTCTTCTTGAGGATGCCCAACAAAAACCTGATTTCATGGAACTCTGTAATAGCTGGCTATGAAAAAAATGAAGATTATAATGGTGCTATTGAGCTCTTTTCTCAGATGCAACTTGAGGGAGAGAGACCAGATAGACACACTTTATCATCAGTTCTCAGTGTGTGTGCTGGATTGGTGGATCTCTACCTTGGTAAACAGATCCATCAGTTTATCACAAAGATTGTTCTTCCTGACATGCCAATAAATAATTCCCTCATTACCATGTACTCTAGATGTGGGGCAATAGCTGATGCATGCATTGTGTTTAATGAGATGAAACTTTATAAAGATGTGATCACTTGGAATGCCATGATTGGAGGCTATGCATTTCATGGACTAGGTTCTGAGGCTCTGGAACTTTTTAAAGTGATGCAGAGGCTTAAAATTCACCCTACCTATATAACCTTTATTTCGGTCTTGAATGCATGCGCTCATGCAGGATTAGTTGAAGAGGGGAGGAGGCAATTCAGTTCCATGATTAAGGACTATGGTATCAAGCCAAGAATTGAGCACTTTGCCTCTCTCGTGGACATCTTGGCACGGCAGGGGCAGCTTCAGGAAGCTCTGGATGTGATAAAAAGCATGCCATTCAAACCTGATAAGGCTGTGTGGGGTGCATTACTTGGTGGTTGTAGAGTGCATAACAAGGTAGAATTTGCACAAGTAGCAGCTGAAGCTTTGATCCGTCTTGAACCAGAAAGTTCAGCTCCTTATGTGTTGTTATATAATATGTATGCTAATTTAGGGCAGTGGGATGATGCTGAGCGAGTGAGAGTGTTGATGGAAAAAAATAATGTCAAGAAGCAGACAGGGTATAGTTGGGTAGATTCTTAA
- the LOC112792311 gene encoding uncharacterized protein, translating into MGSSGTAVEKSEEQLRNEIDELLRQQREIMERLRDPRGLRRGPFSAPRRQPFPPHGDRNEPEGQPPAKRRLSSAVVRVDEEGELIHDDLAHAPKSVNTNGASATNQSNSQHQTGWSRRDRNSNMDSDTPAAEPVPRVLPKNDDPRLVNRNKRMLGQLLGTLEKFRKEDMKLSGTEAYMRRSTSLQRAEQRAREESERLRKEEREQIAEKRRRDLTLRARVAAKTEEKKLELLFLKWSEHHKKLGNFIRTKTEPPIYYLPKKPLHEDAAIFEKQKEEAFLEWKNARREEVSEYQKQIGEQYLANVEKDMERWQNARKARKVNNNQDLQETMDKELDTHRLEHGPKKRKIPGGSNNEDDEDVEDINIGEEDLMEDVLEDDAGRRVDETTTAEASNPSYDPAVDSDNVDQK; encoded by the exons ATGGGCAGCAGCGGCACGGCGGTGGAGAAGTCGGAGGAGCAGCTCCGCAATGAGATCGATGAGCTTCTCCGCCAACAGCGCGAG ATTATGGAGCGGCTTCGTGATCCTCGAGGCCTTCGAAGGGGTCCCTTCTCAGCTCCTCGCCGACAACCCTTTCCTCCCCAT GGAGACAGGAATGAACCGGAAGGTCAACCTCCTGCTAAACGCCGACTTTCTTCTGCTGTTGTCAGG GTAGATGAGGAGGGAGAATTGATTCACGATGATCTTGCTCATGCACCGAAGAGTGTTAACACTAATGGGGCCAGTGCTACTAATCAATCTAATTCTCAACACCAGACTGGGTGGTCTAGGAGAGACAGAAATTCCAACATG GACTCAGACACTCCTGCTGCAGAACCCGTTCCAAGGGTATTGCCAAAGAATGATGATCCTCGCTTGGTTAACAGGAACAAGAGAATGCTTGGACAGCTTCTTGGAACTTTGGAG AAATTTAGAAAGGAAGACATGAAACTCTCAGGAACAGAGGCATACATGCGGAGATCTACTTCTTTGCAAAGG GCTGAGCAAAGAGCACGTGAAGAAAGCGAAAGGCTAAGGAAAGAGGAGCGTGAACAAATTGCTGAAAAACGCAGGAGAGACTTG ACACTTCGGGCACGTGTGGCTGCTAAAACTGAAGAAAAGAAGCTGGAATTGTTGTTTCTTAAGTGGAGTGAACATCATAAAAAACTTGGAAATTTTATAAG GACTAAGACAGAGCCTCCCATATATTATTTACCTAAGAAGCCATTACATGAAGATGCTGCGATATTTGAGAAGCAGAAAGAAGAG GCTTTTCTAGAATGGAAGAATGCAAGGAGAGAGGAAGTGTCTGAGTATCAGAAACAAATTGGGGAGCAGTACCTTGCAAACGTTGAGAAAGATATGGAAAGATGGCAGAATGCAAGAAAAGCTCGGAAAGTAAATAACAACCAGGATTTACAGGAAACTATGGACAAAGAATTGGATACACATAGGCTTGAGCATGgtccaaagaaaaggaaaatacctGGTGGAAGCAAcaatgaagatgatgaagatgtgGAAGACATCAATATTGGAGAGGAAGACTTGATGGAGGATGTTTTAGAGGATGATGCTGGTAGAAGAGTTGATGAAACAACCACCGCAGAAGCAAGTAACCCTAGTTATGATCCTGCAGTTGATTCTGATAATGTAGACCAGAAGTGA
- the LOC112792308 gene encoding SEC1 family transport protein SLY1, whose translation MSLNLRQKQTECIARMLNLNQPINASSTTANEEVYKILIYDRFCQNILSPLIHVKDLRKHGVTLYFLIDKDRNPVHDVPAVYFVQPTPNNINRILSDASRTLYHSFHLNFSTSIPRPLLENLASGTLASDSIQRISKVHDQYLEFITLEDNLFSLADKSCFVQLNDPSAGDREIEGIVEKVVNGLFCVLATLAVVPIIRCPRGGPAEMVASALDQRLRDHLLSKNNLFSEAGNFVSSFQRPVLCIFDRNFELAVAIQHDFRYRPLVHDVLGLRLNRLNVQGEKGGMRSYELDSSDPFWAANGSLEFPAVAEEIETQLNKYKKDVDEVNKRTGGTHGAEFDGTDLIGNTKHLMNAVNSLPELTERKQVIDKHTNIATTLLSEIKQRALNNYVKTENAMMRGTLEWKDLLGVLKGPGTKMDKLRFAILYLISSETINQSEVDTVEAALRESEVDTAAFQYVKKIKALNASFASANSASRSNIVDWAEKLYGQSISAVTAGVKNLLSGDKQLALARAVEALIEGRPNPEIDSYLIFDPRAPKSGSGTSSSHLKGPFKEAIVFMIGGGNYVEYCSLQELSQQQQPPKHIIYGATELLTGVDFVEQLTVLGQKMGLGNVASTSSAQ comes from the exons ATGTCTCTCAATCTCCGCCAGAAGCAAACCG AATGCATCGCGAGGATGCTGAACCTGAACCAGCCGATAAACGCGTCATCGACGACGGCGAACGAGGAGGTTTACAAGATCCTGATCTACGATAGGTTCTGCCAGAACATCCTCTCTCCATTGATCCACGTCAAGGACCTTCGCAAGCACGGCGTCACCCTCTACTTCCTCATCGACAAGGACCGCAACCCTGTCCACGACGTCCCCGCCGTCTATTTCGTCCAACCAACTCCCAACAACATCAACCGCATCCTCTCCGACGCATCCCGCACCCTCTACCACTCCTTCCACCTCAACTTCTCAACCTCCATCCCCCGCCCCCTCCTCGAAAACCTCGCATCCGGCACCCTTGCCTCCGATTCCATCCAGCGGATCTCCAAGGTCCACGATCAGTACTTGGAATTCATCACTCTTGAGGACAATTTGTTTTCCTTGGCAGATAAGTCTTGTTTTGTTCAGCTTAATGATCCTTCTGCTGGGGACAGGGAGATTGAGGGGATTGTGGAGAAGGTTGTTAATGGGCTCTTCTGTGTTCTCGCCACTTTGGCTGTTGTTCCAATTATTAGGTGCCCTAGGGGTGGACCAGCTGAGATGGTTGCATCTGCATTGGATCAGAGGCTAAGGGATCATTTGTTATCCAAGAACAATTTGTTTAGTGAGGCTGGGAATTTTGTTAGCTCGTTTCAGAGGCCAGTGTTGTGTATCTTCGATAGGAACTTTGAGTTGGCGGTGGCAATTCAGCATGATTTTAGGTACCGGCCACTGGTTCATGATGTGCTTGGGTTGAGGTTGAATAGGTTGAATGTCCAGGGGGAGAAGGGTGGGATGAGGTCTTATGAGTTGGATAGTTCTGACCCCTTTTGGGCTGCAAATGGGTCGCTGGAGTTTCCAGCGGTTGCAGAGGAAATTGAGACTCAGCTGAATAAGTATAAGAAGGATGTGGATGAGGTGAACAAGAGGACTGGTGGGACACATGGTGCTGAGTTCGATGGGACAGACTTGATTGGTAACACAAAGCATTTGATGAACGCAGTGAACTCGCTTCCTGAGCTGACAGAAAGGAAGCAGGTTATTGATAAGCATACCAACATTGCCACCACATTGTTGAGTGAGATTAAACAGAGAGCGCTCAATAATTATGTGAAGACAGAGAATGCAATGATGAGAGGGACCCTTGAATGGAAAGACCTTCTTGGCGTGCTTAAGGGACCGGGCACCAAGATGGATAAGCTTCGTTTTGCCATCCTGTATCTTATTTCCTCTGAAACCATTAATCAATCAGAAGTGGACACTGTGGAGGCAGCACTAAGAGAGTCAGAGGTTGATACTGCTGCTTTTCAGTATGTGAAAAAGATCAAGGCATTAAACGCGTCCTTTGCATCGGCAAACTCTGCCAGCAGAAGTAACATTGTTGACTGGGCTGAGAAGCTCTATGGACAGTCAATTAGTGCAGTCACAGCtggtgttaaaaatctgttaTCTGGTGACAAGCAGCTTGCATTGGCAAGGGCAGTTGAAGCCTTGATTGAAGGAAGGCCAAATCCCGAAATAGATTCATATCTTATATTTGATCCACGTGCTCCTAAGTCTGGTTCAGGAACAAGTAGCAGCCATTTGAAGGGGCCCTTTAAGGAAGCAATTGTATTCATGATCGGTGGAGGTAATTATGTTGAATATTGCAGTCTGCAAGAGCTTTCACAACAACAGCAGCCTCCTAAGCACATTATATACGGGGCAACAGAACTCCTGACTGGAGTGGACTTCGTAGAGCAGCTTACAGTGTTGGGACAAAAGATGGGTTTGGGTAACGTTGCTTCTACCTCCTCAGCCCAGTAG
- the LOC112792312 gene encoding uncharacterized protein: MMTRGGNPPFQPNGEYQISRLPPPPSHSYRPQNRQHYAPPPSRPPSSSSKSSSCKACCCCMFLLVSFLSLVLLVILLALVLSIKPKKPQVDLIQVDVQYVSITSNDPATTATTATLSLAIRLLFAVVNPNRVGIRYGDSRFTVMYRGIPLARVLVPGFYQDPHCVKDVVTAVAVDRLNLLQADAAELISDAVINDRVEFRVLGNVAARIRVLRLFDSPRVQVSVDCVIVISPRKQSLSYKQCGIDALNV, encoded by the exons atgatGACAAGAGGAGGGAACCCACCATTTCAGCCAAACGGGGAGTACCAGATATCAAggctaccaccaccaccatcgcATTCCTACCGGCCTCAAAACCGCCAGCACTACGCCCCGCCGCCGTCGCGGCCCCCCTCTTCATCTTCGAAGTCGTCGTCGTGCAAGGCCTGCTGCTGCTGCATGTTCCTGCTGGTCTCCTTCTTGTCCCTCGTTCTCCTTGTAATCCTCTTGGCATTGGTTCTATCCATCAAACCCAAGAAGCCACAGGTAGACCTCATTCAAGTGGACGTACAGTACGTTTCCATCACCTCTAACGACCCCGCAACAACTGCAACTACTGCCACGCTGTCCCTCGCCATTCGGTTACTTTTCGCGGTGGTGAATCCCAACAGGGTTGGGATCAGGTACGGCGATTCCAGGTTCACAGTCATGTACCGCGGAATACCTTTAGCTAGGGTTCTGGTGCCTGGTTTCTACCAGGATCCGCACTGCGTGAAGGACGTCGTCACCGCCGTGGCTGTTGATCGTCTTAACTTGCTTCAGGCTGATGCCGCTGAGTTGATCAGTGACGCAGTCATCAATGACAGGGTCGAGTTTCGGGTTCTTGGTAACGTTGCTGCTAGGATTCGTGTCCTTCGTCTCTTCGATTCTCCTCGTGTTCAG GTCTCTGTGGATTGTGTTATAGTGATTAGTCCACGAAAGCAGTCTCTGAGTTACAAGCAGTGTGGAATCGATGCATTGAATGTTTAA